In Mercurialis annua linkage group LG6, ddMerAnnu1.2, whole genome shotgun sequence, the following are encoded in one genomic region:
- the LOC126653714 gene encoding copper transporter 1-like: MNNTHNFHDVGRSGVAPPPMNSAMTHHRKMMMHMTFFWGKNTIVLFPGWPGSNTGMYVLALITMFLLGFLVEWLSHCRLIRSGSSNVAAGFIQTIMHAIRIGLAYMLMLGVMSFNGGIFIAAVAGHCLGFLIFGSRVFRDTEDHSPR, encoded by the coding sequence ATGAACAACACTCATAATTTTCACGACGTCGGCAGATCCGGAGTTGCACCACCACCGATGAACAGCGCAATGACGCACCACCGGAAAATGATGATGCATATGACATTTTTCTGGGGCAAGAACACCATAGTTCTCTTCCCCGGTTGGCCGGGCTCGAATACCGGCATGTATGTTCTAGCATTAATAACAATGTTCTTATTAGGGTTTTTAGTTGAATGGCTCTCTCATTGCAGATTGATTCGTTCAGGATCTAGCAATGTGGCTGCTGGATTTATACAAACAATTATGCATGCTATAAGGATAGGTCTTGCTTATATGTTGATGCTTGGTGTAATGTCTTTTAATGGCGGTATATTTATTGCCGCTGTTGCTGGACATTGTTTAgggtttttgatttttggaaGTAGGGTTTTTAGGGATACAGAAGATCATTCTCCTAGATAA
- the LOC126653769 gene encoding uncharacterized protein LOC126653769, whose amino-acid sequence MMAVDLQNWNSLLLPSQHFNESNDHNSSSSSSIFSGFGSPVESELGFTESESDQEDDYIAELTRQMTHSMLQDDDEKEVIGKEEELGIEKTENLKQNEEKNVYNEEIFLGNSLEPNSVNKPKIPNLEFQSRQALIDYQIRTVQLHKLKQEEFMKQQQIANKQYELNKQQNEQFSPNKQRACNGEKQRTGSEMTAVFLGEPGSRSGSSGTGVFFPRGISNPCESPKKQGNYSTVLIPARVVQALKLQFDKMGIESRPNGAHFAIQLQQHDGKMEDVRYSLGIKKENQSKNVKTMNNQEMNLPHEWTY is encoded by the exons atgatGGCTGTTGATCTTCAAAACTGGAATTCTTTATTACTTCCTTCACAGCACTTCAATGAAAGCAACGACCACAACTCGTCTTCTTCCTCTAGTATTTTCTCTGGTTTTGGCTCACCAGTTGAGTCGGAACTCGGTTTCACTGAGTCAGAGAGTGACCAAGAAGACGATTACATTGCTGAGTTGACTCGTCAAATGACTCACTCCATGCTTCAAGATGATGATGAAAAAGAG GTTATTGGCAAAGAAGAGGAACTCGGTATAGAAAAGACTGAGAATTTGAAGCAAAATGAAGAGAAAAATGTCTATAATGAAGAAATATTTTTAGGAAATTCACTTGAGCCGAATTCAGTGAACAAACCCAAAATTCCAAATCTTGAATTTCAATCTAGACAAGCTCTAATTGATTACCAAATAAGGACTGTTCAA TTACATAAGCTTAAACAAGAGGAATTTATGAAGCAACAACAAATTGCTAATAAGCAATATGAGCTTAATAAGCAACAAAATgagcaatttagtccaaacaAACAGAGAGCTTGTAATGGAGAAAAACAGAGAACTGGTTCAGAAATGACTGCAGTTTTTCTGGGTGAACCCGGTTCAAGAAGTGGGTCATCTGGGACTGGAGTATTCTTCCCTAGAGGAATAAGTAACCCTTGTGAATCACCCAAGAAACAAG GTAATTATTCCACTGTGCTTATACCAGCAAGAGTAGTTCAAGCCCTAAAATTACAGTTTGACAAAATGGGAATTGAATCAAGGCCAAATGGTGCTCATTTTGCTATCCAACTTCAACAACATG ATGGCAAAATGGAGGATGTGAGGTATAGCTTGGGAATCAAGAAAGAGAATCAGTCCAAGAACGTGAAGACAATGAACAATCAAGAAATGAATCTGCCTCATGAATGGACGTATTAA
- the LOC126686934 gene encoding glutathione S-transferase U7-like: MAEEIKLIGMWASPFNCRIQLALKLKGVEYEYIEEDLSKKSDLLLKYNPIHQKIPVLVHNGKSISESLVILEYIDETWKNNPVLPQDSYSSAVARFWAKFVDEKMLQTAIKASKAEGEEKEKLSEDVNQDLKLLENELKGNKFFGGENIGYLDIVTFSIVYWFKVANEAFQKEFISEDKFPALYKWIENMSPIDVVKESLPPKDKHVAFIRAHIH, from the exons ATGGCAGAAGAAATTAAGCTAATCGGCATGTGGGCTAGTCCTTTCAACTGCAGAATACAATTAGCCCTAAAGCTAAAAGGGGTTGAATATGAGTACATAGAGGAAGATCTGTCTAAAAAGAGTGACTTGCTCCTCAAGTATAAcccaattcatcaaaaaattccTGTTCTTGTTCATAATGGAAAATCAATTTCAGAATCGCTTGTAATTCTTGAATATATTGATGAAACTTGGAAAAACAATCCTGTCTTACCTCAGGATTCTTATAGCTCGGCCGTAGCTCGTTTCTGGGCTAAATTCGTAGATGAAAAG ATGTTGCAAACTGCCATCAAGGCTAGTAAGGCTGAAGGAGAGGAGAAAGAAAAATTGAGTGAAGATGTGAATCAAGATCTGAAATTGCTTGAAAATGAGCTAAAAGGAAACAAATTCTTTGGAGGTGAAAACATTGGGTACCTAGACATTGTCACCTTTTCTATAGTATATTGGTTCAAAGTGGCTAATGAAGCTTTCCAAAAAGAGTTTATTTCTGAAGATAAATTTCCTGCTTTGTATAAATGGATAGAAAATATGAGTCCTATAGATGTTGTGAAGGAATCACTGCCTCCTAAAGATAAACATGTAGCTTTTATTAGAGCTCACATAcactaa
- the LOC126686933 gene encoding glutathione S-transferase U7-like codes for MGDQVKLLGTWASPFSHRIELALKLKGIQYEFIEEDLSNKSSLLLNSNPVYQKIPVLIHNGKSIAESLVILEYIEETWQNNPFLPKDHFDRATARFWAKFVETILQTTRNYRTAKEEEREQIYKELGEQLKTLENELNGKEFFGGESIGFLDIVIFYIVYWFQIRQEVLQIEIITKEKLPILCNYMEKLYEIDVVKQCLPPKEKHLAYVRALFAKHFPK; via the exons ATGGGGGACCAAGTGAAGTTACTTGGCACATGGGCTAGTCCATTTAGTCATAGAATAGAACTTGCCCTTAAGCTCAAAGGGATACAGTATGAATTCATAGAAGAAGATCTCTCCAACAAGAGTTCTTTGCTTCTGAATTCAAATCcagtttatcaaaaaattcCTGTGCTCATTCACAATGGAAAATCAATTGCAGAATCGCTTGTCATTCTCGAATACATCGAAGAAACTTGGCAAAATAATCCGTTCCTCCCAAAAGATCACTTTGATCGCGCTACAGCTCGTTTTTGGGCTAAATTCGTAGAAACG ATCCTGCAAACTACACGAAACTATAGAACTGCAAAGGAGGAGGAAAGAGAGCAAATTTATAAAGAACTTGGTGAGCAACTTAAGACTCTTGAGAATGAATTGAATGGAAAAGAATTTTTCGGAGGCGAGAGCATTGGATTTTTAGATATCGTAATATTTTACATAGTCTATTGGTTCCAAATTCGACAAGAAGTTTTGCAGATCGAGATTATTACCAAAGAAAAACTCCCAATTTTGTGCAATTACATGGAAAAGCTTTACGAAATTGATGTGGTGAAACAATGTTTACCTCCGAAAGAGAAGCATTTAGCTTATGTTAGAGCTCTTTTTGCCAAACATtttccaaaataa